The following is a genomic window from Desulfofarcimen acetoxidans DSM 771.
GACCAGTCATGTAGATATTCTGCCCACAATGTTAGGAATAAGCGGGCTGGATACAGGGGCAATTCATAAAGTTTTAGCTAACAGCCATACGGAGGTTCATTCTCTTGTTGGCAGAAATCTTTCGCCATTGCTGAAGAGTAAGACAGATTTTATAGAAGCCGGTGAGGCAATTTACTTTATGACCGATGATAACATTACTAAAGGTCTTAACCAGATAAGTTTTGCGGGTGTACCTTATCATTCTGTAGCTCAGCCTAATTCTATAGAGACAGTAATTGCGGCTCTTCCTACCGGCAGGGGCGGAACAAAGCAAATATGGAAGTACTCACGTTACTTTGATAACCCTCATTTTTGGAACATTTCCGGCAGAAGAGATCAGTTTGTTTATAATGGACCAGTGAGAAGAAAATTCAATCCATGCAATTATAATGATACTCCCATTAGACCTCAAGCTGACCAATATGAAATATACAATATTACAACCGATCCTTTGGAAATACGAAATGTTTCTTATGAGTCATATAACAACCGATATTTTATGCAAATCAGGGAAATACTCAATGAACTTTTAGAAGAACAACGTAAAAAGAAAAGGTTGTACCCTGTTAGCGGAAATGTGCATGGTAAAACCCCCAATTACTAAAATATCGGGGAATGTGGTATTATTATCTGAACGATACTATTAGACCAGCGTTTGACTTATTCTTCAGGTAAGCAGTTTTGCTGGTACTATATAAATTGTCTTATTCAAGGAGCAATGATATTGAAACAAGAAAAGTTATACAATGTGATGGACAAATTGTCCAGCCTAGAATATGATTATGCTAAACTAAGAATAGTGGTGGATAAACAACAAGCTTTATCTGATAAGCTCTTGATCACGCAGGAAGGGAGTATTTTTCGTGGAACGTGTTTTAATTAAGACTACTCAACTAAAAAAATGGTATGGGTCTATTCCTGTTGTCAAAGGCTTAAATTTAGAGGTCAAGAGCGGAGAAATATTCGGCTTTTTAGGACCAAACGGTGCCGGTAAAACAACCACTATTAAAATGTTAACCGGACTGCTGGAGCCTAGTGAAGGAGAGGCATTCATATGTGGATATGACATTAGGAAACAGTCAATGCAAGCTAAGTCATTGATGGCCTATGTACCCGACCAGCCTAAATTATACAGCAAGCTTTCTGCACGGGAATTTTTACATCTTATTTCCTCTCTTTACAGAGTGCCTAAGGATATCACAAAAGAAAGAACAGAACAGCTTTTGGATATGTTTGGACTTAAAGACCGGGCGGATGAGTTATTGGAGGGTTATTCCCATGGTATGCGGCAGAAGGTAGTGTTGGCATCGGCAATTATTCACCAGCCCAGGGTTATTCTTCTGGATGAGCCTACTGTAGGTCTTGATCCTGCCAGCGCCCGTCTTTTGAAAGACATACTACAGAATATGGCCCAGCAGGGGGTGGCAGTTTTTATTTCCACTCATATTCTGGAGATCGCTGAAAGAATGTGTCACCGTGTCGCTATTCTCAAGGACGGTCTGCTGATTGCTCAGGGCAGCCCTAAGGAACTGCGACAGAAGGTTGGGCACGGTGGAGAAAGCTTGGAAGATATCTTCCTGGAACTTACTGGTGGTCACGAAAATGTTGAATTAATAAAAAGTCTGGAGGAGGGATAAAGCTAGTGAAAATAGTATTGCCTCCACCTCTGACGGACCCACCGCCGGGACAATCTTTTGCACAAGATTTTAAGCTGTTGCTGAAAAACCAGATGCTAGTTACATGGAATAAAATGCTACATAGACCAGTGGCTGCTTTAATCGGAATAGTTGTACTATTGCTTATGTTGTTTGCTATACTAACTTCCTTAGGATCTTTTGCCTATGGAGCTTTGAAAACGATGCCTCCTCAAATTGCTCAAGGGTTTCTCTCTCTGTTATTTATGGTTGGCTTAGGCGCTCAGATTTTTTTTGGCATTACTGCAGCTTTTGCTGCCCTGTATATGTCCGATGATTTAGAGCTTCTTTTTATGTTGCCGGTTTCTTTCAAGGCCGTTTTTGCTGTAAAGTCCCTATCGGTTCTCAACAGTAACTTATTGATAGCTATTTTGTTAGTATTTCTACCGGGGTTTTTCTACGGGCTGCTCTTTCAAGCAGGAGCATTATTTTATATCTTAGTTATCTTAGTGAGCATCGGGTTATGGGTAATAGGTACAGCCGTAGCGGAACTAATTAACCTTGTGGTGATGCGCATTGTACCGCCACATAGGAGTAAGGAAGCTATTGGCTTTATTGGGGTTTTTGCAGGCGTTCTGGTTGTATTTGTTTTTCAAATTCCTAATTTGCTATTAAGAGGCCAGGGAGAGTTAGACATAGTCAATTGGCTGGCAGGCCAAAAACAGGTGCTTGACATCATGAACTTTTTTCCCTGGGGATGGGGTTCACTCGCTTTACTTGAGGGGATTTCAGGGAATTTCCTCTCCGGGTTGGGGTGGAGCCTGCTCATACTTTTTGTTGGTACGCTTCTTTTTTTGATAGCTTTTGTTCTTGTCGAACGGGGATTCCGCCGAGGTTTTATTTCTCTCAGCCAAGGAGAAGGCGGAGGGCGTCGTAAGATACAGACTGCCTTAGGGAATTTGAAAAAAAGTCACCGGCAGAAAAATATTTCTTATTTGCTTAATACAGAAGTTGCATATACAGCATCTTGCTGGTTGGGAATGTGGGCAGTGGCTAAGAAAGATTTGCTTTCTATGAAGCGTGACACACGGGAATGGTTTGGCTTTATGCTTCCTTTGATTTTCATGACTTTTTTTGTGGGAAAATTCTTCTTTCTTCCCGGAGGATCCAGTTACTTCTCCCTTATAGCAGTTCTAATTATGTACACCATTATGTTCAGCGGCAATATGGCTTTGCAATCTTTTGGCAGGGAGGGGGAATCTGATTGGCTATTAAATAGTGTTCCTCTTGCCGGGTGGCCAGTTGTATGGGGAAAATTATTGGCTTCTGTTCTTCCTACTTTGTTGTTGATGGAAGCTTTGCTGGTTGGTACTGGTTTTGCCATAGGTGTTTCCACTGACTTAATCATAATGCTTGTGCTGGCAGCAGTGCTGCTTAGCCTGGGTTCCAGTGCAATTGGCCTCTTTTATTCCATTAATAACAGCCGTTATAATCCGGACAATCCACAACAGCGTATTTCTCCCGGAGCTTCTATATTAATGTATTTTTTCAACTTATTTTTTGTACTTTTATTAGCCTTAGGTTTAAGCTATTTGTTCCTGCCTAAAGAGCTTGTTTTAATTGTTAAGAACTTCCCGCCCATGACATTCGAAGGGAGATTTTTGTCAGGTATAATTTATGGACTTTATCTCCTGAGCTGCCCCCTGCTGTGGCCGGCAGCTTTAAGGATTCCACTGGGAATAATTGTGGTTTGCGGAATATGGTCATTAATATTTTTCG
Proteins encoded in this region:
- a CDS encoding ABC transporter ATP-binding protein, producing the protein MERVLIKTTQLKKWYGSIPVVKGLNLEVKSGEIFGFLGPNGAGKTTTIKMLTGLLEPSEGEAFICGYDIRKQSMQAKSLMAYVPDQPKLYSKLSAREFLHLISSLYRVPKDITKERTEQLLDMFGLKDRADELLEGYSHGMRQKVVLASAIIHQPRVILLDEPTVGLDPASARLLKDILQNMAQQGVAVFISTHILEIAERMCHRVAILKDGLLIAQGSPKELRQKVGHGGESLEDIFLELTGGHENVELIKSLEEG
- a CDS encoding putative ABC transporter permease subunit, with amino-acid sequence MKIVLPPPLTDPPPGQSFAQDFKLLLKNQMLVTWNKMLHRPVAALIGIVVLLLMLFAILTSLGSFAYGALKTMPPQIAQGFLSLLFMVGLGAQIFFGITAAFAALYMSDDLELLFMLPVSFKAVFAVKSLSVLNSNLLIAILLVFLPGFFYGLLFQAGALFYILVILVSIGLWVIGTAVAELINLVVMRIVPPHRSKEAIGFIGVFAGVLVVFVFQIPNLLLRGQGELDIVNWLAGQKQVLDIMNFFPWGWGSLALLEGISGNFLSGLGWSLLILFVGTLLFLIAFVLVERGFRRGFISLSQGEGGGRRKIQTALGNLKKSHRQKNISYLLNTEVAYTASCWLGMWAVAKKDLLSMKRDTREWFGFMLPLIFMTFFVGKFFFLPGGSSYFSLIAVLIMYTIMFSGNMALQSFGREGESDWLLNSVPLAGWPVVWGKLLASVLPTLLLMEALLVGTGFAIGVSTDLIIMLVLAAVLLSLGSSAIGLFYSINNSRYNPDNPQQRISPGASILMYFFNLFFVLLLALGLSYLFLPKELVLIVKNFPPMTFEGRFLSGIIYGLYLLSCPLLWPAALRIPLGIIVVCGIWSLIFFGFIAATVRQSRKGFRVEIVTSGKKKSGKKRLYGK